The Insulibacter thermoxylanivorax genome segment AGAACAAGCCCGTGCCCACTATGCGGAGCATGCCGGCAAGCCGTTCTATCCATCATTAATTGAATTCATCACCTCCGGCCCAGTTCTCGCCATGGTATGGCAAGGGGTCGATGCGATTCAGCACGGGCGGGCGCTGATCGGCAAGACCAATCCGCTCGAAGCAGCTGCGGGAACGATCCGCGGCGATTACGGCATACATACGAATCGCAATCTGATCCACGGCGCGGACTCGAAGGAAAGTGCGGAGCGCGAGATTGCGATCTATTTTGCACCGGGTGAGTTGGTGGATTACGAGTTGGCACAGCATCATTGGATCTAACTGCTCATGATCGCATTCATAATAGCATTCATGGATCCAGCATGGGAGAGAAGTCGATATGGATCAAGATTTCGTTGTTTTTATTGAGAAGGTTAAGTCTCTTGCTGCGGTCGACTTGTCCATGTACAAAGAAGCGCAGATGAAACGGCGATTGACAGCATTTCGCAACAAGAAAGGCTACTCAACCTTTATCGGATTGTATCGTGCGATGACCAAGGATCAGAAGTTGTTGGAAGAGTTTATCGATCGCATGACGATCAATGTTTCGGAATTCTGGCGCAATTGCAAGCGCTGGGAATCGCTGCGAGATCAGTTCCTTAAGGAGATGATCGCGCGCAGCCCGCACCTCAAATGCTGGAGCGCAGCATGCTCCACCGGCGAAGAGCCCTATACATTAGCGATGATCCTGCATGACCTGGGAGCGCTTCGTACTTCCAGCATCTTAGCTACGGACCTGGATGAGAAGGTGTTGGATGCGGCGAAGCGCGGCGTGTATCATGAACGATCTGTGCGCGAAGTGCCCGAGTATTATCTACAGCGTTATCTCAAGCGTCTGGAGACCAACGAATGGGAGATTGCAGATGAGCTGCGCCGCGCGGTCAAGTTTAAGAAGCATAACTTGCTGGCAGACCGCTTCGAGAGCGGGTATGATTTGATCATCTGCCGCAATGTGACGATCTATTTTACCGATGAGGCGAAGGCGATGTTATACCACCGTTTTGCTGAAGCGCTTAAGCCGGGGGGCATCCTCTTCGTCGGCAGTACGGAACAGATTTTCTCACCTGGACAGTATGGATTTGAGACGGCGGACACTTTTTTCTACAGGCGTGTATAGAACTTACCAGCACCTCCCATACTAATAGTACCTAATGGTTGGTTGTACCGTATGGTTATATTATGGAGGTTGCCTAAGATGGACAAATGGAAAGTGATTCAAGCCTATCGAAGGGGAATCATCAATCTTAAAGAATGTGCACAGATCCTTGGGATCGATTCGATGCGGGTGATGGGCATCATGAAGGAAAATACGAAGGATGCCGTTCATGTTGTTCGCGGCAAGCAGCCCGTCGGCTGATATTTGGGTCGCTGCAGGCAGTCGATTGCTTGTAAGTGAACTGTCGGGAATTGAAATGTCTGCGAGACTGTCGGTGAACAGCAATGTCTGCGAGACTGTCGGTGAACAGCAATGTCTGCGAGACTGTCGGTGAACAGCAATGTCTGCAGGACTGACGGCGTTCGCAATGCCCGTAAGACCGTCAGCGAACTGAAATGTCTGCGGAACTTCCAGCGAATTGAGCTTTTCGAGGAACTACCAGCGGCAGGTCGCGGATACAAGCAAGAGTATGCGGGTTGATGCCCAGTCAGCGCATAGCAGTCAGTCAACAGTACACATAGAGCTGTCCGAGATGAAATCGGATAGCTCTTATTTTGTTTGGACTGTATGCAGGTTGTGCACAGGTAGAAGGTACGTTTGGAGCATGACTGGTGTGTGTATAGGTAAAAAGCGGCGTTTAACATATGCAGGAGCGGAACTGGTGCGTGAGTCGACAGAAACTGTTGACTTAGCGTGCGCCGAAACAGTCTCCAGTCTCCACACGTGTGACGACAAAAACTGTTGACCAACGTAGGCAGAGGCAGCTCTCAGGGCAAGAGCTGCACAATAGTAGAACCCAAACCTGAGACGATAAAATCTATCGATTCAACCTGTATTCAACCTGTATCCAATCTGTATGCAATCTATGTCCAATCTGTATCCAACCTGTATCCAACCTGTGTCCAGCCAGCGCTCATTCTGCACAGTCTGCGCGATCGCGGGATGTCCAAGTATTTCTTTACCTTCGGGTGCTTGTTATACTATAATGAGCATATGAAACTATGTAGTGCATAAAAGCGCTAAAGCGAGAAAATGCAGCGCTTCTATGTTTAGAAGGAGGAAGCAACGTGAGATATTTGACTGCAGGAGAGACCCATGGTCCGCAATTAACAGCGATTATCGAAGGATTGCCAAGCAATATGAAGATTGATTTCGATGAATTAAACTATCAGCTGCATCGTCGCCAACTTGGCTATGGCCGGGGCAGACGCATGCAGATTGAGAAGGATACAGCGAAGATCGTCGGCGGTGTGAGGCACGGCCGGACGACGGGGGCTCCCGTAGCGATCGTGGTAGAGAATAAGGATTGGGAGAACTGGAGCCATGTGATGAATGTGGAGCCGGTGGAAGGGTCAGAGGAAGAACTGCGCCGCGTCCATCGTCCCCGTCCAGGCCATGCGGATCTGAACGGCGGGCTGAAGTATCAGCTGAAGGATCTGCGCAATGTGCTGGAGCGTTCCAGCGCCCGCGAGACGGCTGTAAGGGTGGCAGTCGGTGCGATCGCCCGGCAATTTCTGGCGGAGTTCGGCATCAAGATCGCCGGCCAGGTGCTGCGGATCGGCGAAATAGAAGCGAAACGCCATGATTTGCCGATCGATGAGATCATCCGCATCACTGAAGAATCCCCTGTGCGCGTGGTCGATAAGGAAGCCGAAGCGAAGATGATCGAGTACATCGATAAAGTCAAAGCAGAGGGCGATTCGATCGGCGGCGTTGTTGAGGTGATCGTCGAAGGCGTGCCCGTCGGTCTGGGCAGTCACGTGCAATATGACCGCAAGCTGGATGCCCGAATCGCGATGGCGGTCGTCTCTATCAACGCATTCAAGGGTGTTGAATTTGGCATCGGCTTCGAGGCAGGCAAGCTGCCTGGTTCGCAGGTGCATGATGAGATCCTCTATTCGGAAGAAAAAGGGTTCCACCGTAAGACAAACCGCCTTGGCGGCTTCGAGGGCGGTATGACGAACGGTGAACCGATCATTGTTCGCGGCGTGATGAAGCCGATTCCGACGCTGTTAAAACCCTTAGCAAGCGTTGATATCGACACGAAGGAGCCGTTCAAAGCACAGGTGGAACGCACGGACAGCTGCGCCGTACCCGCTGCAAGCGTGGTGATGGAACATGTCGTCGCTTGGGAAGTGGCCAAGGCGTTCATGGAGAAATTCGGCGGAGATTCGATGGAAGAGATTCGCGCGAATTACAACAACTATCGCAAGCTGTTGGAGATGTATTGAGATGAAGCGTCTGAATGTTGATCTGGGGGATCGCTCCTACCCGATTCTGATCGGCGAGGGCATCCTCTCCCGGATGCCTGAATTCCTTGCGGAACGCGGGATCAAGACGGTGAACAAGCTGCTCATCGTCACCGATGACACGGTCGCAGGATACCACCTTGCACCGCTTCAGGAGATCCTGACACAGGCCGGTTACTCCGCTGCCGTTCATACCGTGCCGGCCGGTGAACAATCCAAGACGCTGGAGCAGTTTGAAGAAGTGATCACGAGTGCGCTGAAGGCAGGGCTCGACCGCCATTCCGTGATCATCGCCCTCGGCGGCGGCGTGGTCGGCGATCTGGCCGGGTTTGCCGCGGCCAGCTTTATGCGGGGGATTCGTTTCGTCCAAGTACCGACGACGATCCTTGCCCATGACAGCAGCGTGGGCGGCAAGGTGGCAGTTAATCATCGCTTTGCCAAGAATATCATCGGCGCGTTCCACCAGCCGGAGCTCGTGCTCTTCGATACAGCGCTGCTGAAGACGCTGCCGCAGCGGGAGATCCGCGCCGGGCTGGCGGAAGTGATCAAGGAAGGGCTGATCTGGGACGCTGATTTTGTCGCCTGGTGTGAGGAGCATGCTGATGCTCTGCTGGCGTTGTCCCCCGAGGAAACGGCGTATGCGCTGTATAACGGCTGTCATGTCAAAGCCCAGGTCGTCTCACAGGATGAACGGGAGCAAAGCCTGCGTGCGATCCTCAATCTCGGACATACGATCGGCCATGCCCTTGAAGCTGTAGCGCAATATCAACAACTGCTGCATGGCGAAGCGATCTCGATCGGCATGGTTGGTTCTGCGAAGCTTGCGGTACGTCTGGGGTACGATCCTGAGATCTATACGACGACGAAGCGCATCCTGCAGAAGTTCGGTCTGCCCGTTCGGATTCCGCATGATTATAGTACGGAGCAGATTCTGCAAGCGATGATGCACGATAAGAAGTTTAGGGACGGCAAGATGGTATTCGTCGTGCCTGTCGCGATCGGCAAGACAGAGATCCGCGATGATATCGAAGCTTCTTGGATCAAGGAGATCATCGATGAATTAAAACAGGAGGCGTAAGTGATTATGGCAGTACGAGGTATACGCGGGGCGATCACCGTGCCGCGTAACGGCGAAGAGGAGATCTTGCAGGGGACGAGCGAACTCTTGCACGAGATCATCGCAGCGAATCAGATTCAACCGGAAGAAGTGTGCAGCTTTTTGATTACGGTGACTCATGATTTGGACGCAGCTTTCCCTGCACGCGCCGTGCGTCAAGTTCCCGGGTGGGAGATGGTGCCGTTGATGTGTTCCCAGGAGATTCCTGTGCCCGGCAGCTTGCCTTTGTGCATCCGTTTCTTGCTGCAGGTCAACACCGATAAGACCCAAAGCGAGATGGTCCACGTCTATCTGAATGATGCGAAGAAACTCCGTCCCGATCTAACGGGAGCCGATGTTTGACATTGGAGACGGTGGAAGCAGGAGACGCGTTTGAGCAGGCAAGATGGATTTTGTCCTAAAAATAGGATATAAGAGGAGCGAAATAGGCTCTATTGGTTCATTTTGTCAGAAAATTAGTATAAAACGAGGGCGGCGCGAGGCGAAACGATTGATTTTATCCTAAAAGTAGGACTAAAAACGAAAAACAAGCGTGAGCGAAAAGGTTTTGTCCTAAAATTAGGATAAAACAGCG includes the following:
- the ndk gene encoding nucleoside-diphosphate kinase, which encodes MERTFIMIKPDGVQRRLIGEIISRFERKGLKLIAAKLLKVSEEQARAHYAEHAGKPFYPSLIEFITSGPVLAMVWQGVDAIQHGRALIGKTNPLEAAAGTIRGDYGIHTNRNLIHGADSKESAEREIAIYFAPGELVDYELAQHHWI
- a CDS encoding CheR family methyltransferase is translated as MDQDFVVFIEKVKSLAAVDLSMYKEAQMKRRLTAFRNKKGYSTFIGLYRAMTKDQKLLEEFIDRMTINVSEFWRNCKRWESLRDQFLKEMIARSPHLKCWSAACSTGEEPYTLAMILHDLGALRTSSILATDLDEKVLDAAKRGVYHERSVREVPEYYLQRYLKRLETNEWEIADELRRAVKFKKHNLLADRFESGYDLIICRNVTIYFTDEAKAMLYHRFAEALKPGGILFVGSTEQIFSPGQYGFETADTFFYRRV
- the aroC gene encoding chorismate synthase, which produces MRYLTAGETHGPQLTAIIEGLPSNMKIDFDELNYQLHRRQLGYGRGRRMQIEKDTAKIVGGVRHGRTTGAPVAIVVENKDWENWSHVMNVEPVEGSEEELRRVHRPRPGHADLNGGLKYQLKDLRNVLERSSARETAVRVAVGAIARQFLAEFGIKIAGQVLRIGEIEAKRHDLPIDEIIRITEESPVRVVDKEAEAKMIEYIDKVKAEGDSIGGVVEVIVEGVPVGLGSHVQYDRKLDARIAMAVVSINAFKGVEFGIGFEAGKLPGSQVHDEILYSEEKGFHRKTNRLGGFEGGMTNGEPIIVRGVMKPIPTLLKPLASVDIDTKEPFKAQVERTDSCAVPAASVVMEHVVAWEVAKAFMEKFGGDSMEEIRANYNNYRKLLEMY
- the aroB gene encoding 3-dehydroquinate synthase, which produces MKRLNVDLGDRSYPILIGEGILSRMPEFLAERGIKTVNKLLIVTDDTVAGYHLAPLQEILTQAGYSAAVHTVPAGEQSKTLEQFEEVITSALKAGLDRHSVIIALGGGVVGDLAGFAAASFMRGIRFVQVPTTILAHDSSVGGKVAVNHRFAKNIIGAFHQPELVLFDTALLKTLPQREIRAGLAEVIKEGLIWDADFVAWCEEHADALLALSPEETAYALYNGCHVKAQVVSQDEREQSLRAILNLGHTIGHALEAVAQYQQLLHGEAISIGMVGSAKLAVRLGYDPEIYTTTKRILQKFGLPVRIPHDYSTEQILQAMMHDKKFRDGKMVFVVPVAIGKTEIRDDIEASWIKEIIDELKQEA
- the aroH gene encoding chorismate mutase is translated as MAVRGIRGAITVPRNGEEEILQGTSELLHEIIAANQIQPEEVCSFLITVTHDLDAAFPARAVRQVPGWEMVPLMCSQEIPVPGSLPLCIRFLLQVNTDKTQSEMVHVYLNDAKKLRPDLTGADV